The Metabacillus schmidteae genome has a segment encoding these proteins:
- the gcvPB gene encoding aminomethyl-transferring glycine dehydrogenase subunit GcvPB, protein MVEYNEMIFEISRPGRVGASLPESDVDRINIEDRLPKHLIRDIPAELPEVSELQLVRHYTALSNKNHGIDNGFYPLGSCTMKYNPKINEDVARLEGFSRIHPYQSEETVQGALELLYELQEDLAVITGMDAVTLQPSAGAQGEWTGLMMVKAYLENKGEKRTKVLVPDSAHGTNPASANVAGFKTVTIPSNKNGLVDLDELKKHVDNDTAALMLTNPNTLGLFEKEIVEIAKVVHEAGGLLYYDGANANAILGKTTPGKMGFDIVHLNLHKTFTTPHGGGGPGAGPVGVKKKLIPYLPVPRIEKNGDLYVLNSNQPLSIGRVKGYYGNFGILVRAYTYIRTMGPEGLRQVSEGAVLHANYLRKKLEPYFEAPYSQVCKHEFVLSGSRQKKLGVRTLDIAKRLLDFGYHPPTIYFPLNVEECLMIEPTETETKETIDAFAQVMIQIAKEVEDNPNIVLEAPHTTVIGRLDEVQAARQPILRYTKEEVVELVKESVQV, encoded by the coding sequence ATGGTTGAATATAATGAAATGATTTTTGAAATAAGTCGACCTGGTCGTGTCGGTGCAAGCCTTCCAGAAAGTGATGTTGACCGAATTAATATAGAAGACAGACTCCCAAAGCATCTAATCCGAGATATACCAGCGGAACTCCCTGAGGTTTCGGAGCTGCAGCTTGTTCGTCATTATACAGCTTTATCAAATAAAAACCATGGAATTGATAATGGCTTTTATCCACTTGGCTCTTGTACGATGAAATATAATCCAAAGATAAATGAAGATGTTGCAAGGTTAGAAGGGTTTAGTCGAATACATCCCTACCAGTCCGAAGAAACAGTGCAAGGTGCATTAGAGCTACTCTACGAATTACAAGAGGATTTAGCTGTTATCACAGGAATGGACGCCGTAACATTACAACCCTCTGCAGGAGCTCAAGGTGAATGGACCGGGTTAATGATGGTGAAAGCCTACTTAGAAAATAAAGGGGAAAAAAGAACAAAGGTGCTTGTTCCTGATTCAGCACACGGTACGAACCCTGCTAGTGCTAATGTTGCTGGTTTTAAGACCGTTACAATTCCTTCAAATAAAAATGGATTAGTTGATTTAGATGAATTAAAGAAACATGTTGACAATGATACAGCTGCATTAATGTTAACAAATCCAAATACACTTGGGTTATTCGAAAAAGAGATTGTTGAAATTGCTAAGGTTGTTCATGAAGCAGGGGGATTACTTTACTATGATGGTGCTAATGCCAATGCGATCTTAGGTAAAACAACACCAGGTAAAATGGGTTTTGATATCGTTCATTTAAATCTTCATAAGACATTTACTACACCTCATGGTGGCGGGGGACCTGGTGCTGGCCCAGTTGGTGTTAAAAAGAAGCTCATTCCTTATCTGCCAGTACCGCGTATTGAAAAAAACGGTGATCTGTATGTTCTTAATTCTAATCAGCCACTATCAATTGGACGAGTAAAAGGTTACTATGGAAATTTTGGCATATTGGTACGTGCTTACACGTATATTCGTACAATGGGTCCTGAAGGACTGCGTCAAGTATCTGAAGGAGCTGTTCTCCATGCGAATTACCTTCGTAAGAAACTAGAGCCTTATTTCGAGGCACCATACTCACAAGTGTGTAAACATGAATTTGTTCTTTCTGGCTCGAGGCAGAAAAAACTTGGCGTGAGAACGTTAGACATTGCAAAACGTCTCCTTGATTTTGGTTACCATCCACCAACAATTTACTTCCCGCTTAATGTGGAAGAGTGTTTAATGATTGAACCGACAGAAACGGAGACAAAAGAAACAATAGATGCTTTTGCACAAGTGATGATTCAAATCGCGAAAGAAGTTGAGGATAACCCTAATATTGTATTAGAAGCACCACATACAACAGTTATAGGCCGATTGGATGAAGTTCAAGCAGCAAGACAACCAATTTTACGTTATACAAAAGAAGAAGTAGTAGAACTTGTAAAAGAATCTGTCCAAGTATAA
- a CDS encoding iron-sulfur cluster biosynthesis family protein, whose protein sequence is MFITITEAALEKLQNLEWKREHAPRIDADIAGGCGLFVKFSLIFDEPRRNDIVIKYGEITIQIDPFTKRYLDNETQIDYSEEHQFSVGERFASGACSIEFV, encoded by the coding sequence ATGTTTATTACCATTACGGAAGCAGCATTAGAAAAGCTACAAAATTTGGAATGGAAAAGAGAACACGCACCTAGAATTGATGCCGATATAGCTGGAGGATGTGGATTATTTGTCAAATTCTCACTAATTTTTGATGAGCCACGCCGAAACGATATTGTCATTAAATATGGTGAAATTACCATTCAAATTGATCCATTTACCAAGCGTTATTTAGATAATGAAACTCAAATTGATTATTCTGAGGAACACCAATTTTCTGTTGGAGAACGTTTTGCTTCAGGTGCATGTTCCATTGAATTTGTGTAA
- the gcvH gene encoding glycine cleavage system protein GcvH yields MANKLANLLYSKEHEWVLEVDDNRVRIGISDYAQKQLGDIVFIEGPQLDDELTVDDTMGTIESVKAVSELFAPLSGKVVRVNEELEDEPETINNDPYEAGWLVEVELSNPEELKALMNEEAYQSFINEGEE; encoded by the coding sequence ATGGCTAATAAACTAGCAAACTTACTATATAGCAAGGAACATGAATGGGTGTTGGAAGTAGATGACAACCGTGTACGAATTGGAATTTCCGATTATGCACAAAAACAACTGGGGGATATTGTATTTATTGAAGGACCTCAACTTGATGATGAATTAACAGTAGATGACACAATGGGTACGATCGAGTCTGTAAAAGCAGTTTCTGAATTATTTGCTCCGTTATCCGGGAAGGTTGTCCGGGTGAATGAAGAGCTTGAGGATGAACCTGAAACAATAAATAATGATCCTTATGAAGCAGGGTGGTTAGTAGAAGTAGAATTATCCAATCCAGAAGAACTAAAGGCCCTAATGAACGAAGAAGCGTACCAATCATTTATTAATGAAGGAGAGGAATAA
- the gcvT gene encoding glycine cleavage system aminomethyltransferase GcvT — protein METTVLKRTPLFDVYKNHGAKVIDFGGWALPVQFSSILEEHQTVRTKAGLFDVSHMGEVLIEGRDAETYINTLVTNDVTKLHINQAQYTAMCYSDGGTVDDLLVYKLEDHRFLLVINAANIEKDLNWMAQHVTAEVNITNISNEVAQLAIQGPKAESILQKITELDLSTIGFFRFEQDVNLNGISEVLVSRTGYTGEDGFELYLASDKAKELWKLLLKVGEEDGLKPCGLGARDTLRFEACLALYGQELTKEINPIEAGIGFAVKTNKESEFIGKAALVNEKIIGLRRKIVGIELEGRGIPRHGYKVFTQWEEEIGFITSGTHSPTLKKSLGLAFVSAKYGEVGTRLKVQVRNKLVDAVVVPTPFYKKGK, from the coding sequence ATGGAAACAACCGTATTGAAAAGAACACCACTATTTGATGTATATAAAAATCATGGTGCAAAGGTGATTGACTTTGGAGGGTGGGCTTTACCAGTCCAGTTTTCAAGTATTTTAGAAGAGCATCAGACGGTTCGAACAAAAGCAGGGCTTTTTGATGTTTCCCACATGGGAGAGGTTCTTATTGAGGGGCGGGATGCAGAAACGTATATTAACACTCTTGTAACAAATGATGTCACAAAGCTTCATATTAACCAGGCTCAATATACAGCAATGTGTTATTCGGACGGTGGAACCGTCGATGACTTACTCGTTTATAAGTTAGAAGATCATAGATTTCTCCTTGTAATTAACGCAGCCAACATTGAAAAGGACCTAAATTGGATGGCGCAACATGTAACTGCAGAAGTAAATATAACAAATATTTCAAATGAAGTAGCTCAGCTTGCTATACAAGGTCCAAAGGCGGAAAGTATTTTGCAAAAAATAACGGAACTCGACTTATCAACCATAGGTTTCTTCCGTTTTGAACAGGATGTTAATCTAAATGGTATATCTGAAGTTCTCGTATCCCGTACAGGGTATACAGGAGAAGACGGCTTCGAACTGTATTTAGCATCAGATAAAGCAAAAGAGCTGTGGAAGCTGCTATTGAAGGTAGGTGAAGAGGATGGACTTAAACCATGTGGGCTTGGTGCACGTGATACGCTGCGGTTTGAAGCATGTCTAGCCCTATATGGTCAAGAACTTACAAAAGAAATCAATCCAATTGAAGCAGGAATTGGTTTTGCAGTCAAAACAAACAAGGAAAGTGAATTTATAGGTAAAGCTGCACTTGTTAATGAAAAAATAATCGGGCTACGTCGGAAGATCGTTGGAATTGAACTAGAGGGAAGAGGAATTCCTCGGCATGGATATAAAGTTTTTACCCAATGGGAAGAGGAAATCGGATTTATTACTTCAGGAACACACTCACCAACATTAAAGAAAAGTTTAGGTCTGGCATTTGTTTCAGCAAAATATGGCGAAGTAGGAACACGATTAAAAGTTCAAGTCCGCAATAAATTAGTAGATGCAGTTGTAGTACCAACTCCTTTCTATAAAAAGGGAAAATAA
- the gcvPA gene encoding aminomethyl-transferring glycine dehydrogenase subunit GcvPA produces the protein MKERNNVTATYRYLPDTKQDQEEMLSYLNVHSIDDLFKDIPTDIRLDEELEIPKAIPEPLLVKKMSQLAAKNKHANSYSTFLGAGTYDHYIPSVVNHMISRSEFYTAYTPYQPEISQGELQAIFEFQTMVCELTGMDVANSSMYDGFTSLAEAASLAVVSTKRSKVLVSKSVHPESRAILKTVAAGPEFRVSEVDLIEDITDMKDLEAQIDKDTAAIIVQYPNFFGSIEDLAIMNDIAKANGALFIVSANPLALALLQSPGKLGADIVIGDMQPLGIPMSFGGPHCGYFAVNKKLMRKIPGRIVGQTTDEQGKRGFVLTLQAREQHIRRDKASSNICSNQALNALASSICMTALGKQGIRHMAQLNFDKTNYMAKSLQEKGFVIKNHSPFFNEFIVELPCSIKEANEKLLDQGIIGGFNLENDYGFKNQVLIAVTEQRTKEEIDQYIRVLEAVIYG, from the coding sequence ATGAAGGAGAGGAATAACGTGACTGCTACCTATCGATATCTTCCAGATACAAAACAAGATCAAGAGGAAATGTTATCTTATTTAAACGTACATTCAATCGATGATTTATTTAAGGATATTCCAACGGATATTCGCCTAGATGAAGAATTAGAGATTCCGAAAGCCATACCAGAACCATTGCTTGTGAAAAAAATGAGTCAGCTTGCAGCAAAAAATAAACATGCCAATTCCTACTCAACATTTTTAGGTGCCGGTACTTATGATCACTACATTCCGAGTGTTGTGAATCATATGATTTCACGTTCAGAATTTTATACTGCTTATACACCTTATCAGCCAGAAATTAGTCAGGGGGAATTACAGGCTATTTTTGAATTCCAGACAATGGTTTGTGAATTAACCGGTATGGATGTTGCCAATTCATCTATGTATGATGGGTTTACCTCTCTAGCTGAAGCAGCATCACTGGCAGTTGTATCAACAAAGCGTTCAAAAGTGCTTGTATCAAAATCAGTTCATCCTGAGTCACGTGCAATCTTAAAAACAGTGGCAGCTGGCCCAGAGTTTCGTGTTAGTGAAGTGGATTTAATCGAAGACATAACAGATATGAAAGACTTGGAAGCACAAATTGATAAAGATACGGCTGCTATTATTGTTCAATATCCAAATTTCTTTGGATCAATTGAAGATTTAGCGATTATGAACGATATTGCAAAAGCAAACGGGGCATTGTTTATTGTAAGTGCAAATCCGCTTGCATTAGCTCTTTTACAATCTCCTGGAAAGCTTGGAGCAGACATTGTTATTGGTGATATGCAGCCATTAGGTATTCCAATGTCTTTTGGAGGACCACACTGTGGTTACTTTGCAGTTAATAAAAAATTAATGCGGAAAATTCCAGGCAGAATAGTCGGACAAACAACAGATGAGCAAGGAAAACGTGGATTTGTGTTAACCCTTCAAGCTCGAGAGCAGCATATTCGTCGGGATAAGGCCTCATCAAATATTTGTTCGAATCAAGCATTAAATGCATTAGCGTCTTCCATCTGTATGACTGCACTTGGAAAACAAGGAATTCGTCATATGGCACAACTGAATTTTGACAAGACCAATTATATGGCAAAATCTTTACAGGAAAAAGGGTTCGTAATTAAAAATCATTCACCTTTCTTTAATGAATTTATTGTTGAACTTCCATGTTCAATAAAAGAAGCAAATGAAAAGCTTCTAGACCAGGGGATTATTGGTGGATTTAATTTAGAAAATGATTATGGCTTTAAAAACCAGGTGCTGATAGCAGTTACAGAGCAGCGGACAAAAGAAGAGATTGATCAATATATAAGGGTTTTGGAGGCGGTTATTTATGGTTGA
- a CDS encoding MerR family transcriptional regulator, translating into MKSYSISEVAKELNLTVYTLRYYDKEGLMPFVERRSNGTRLFKESDIGALKVIECLKSTGMPIKEIKNFIDWCSDGDSTLQQRYDMFIERKANVESQLEELKKTMELIEHKCWYYKTALDAGTEDIHKNNKIEI; encoded by the coding sequence TTGAAATCATATTCTATAAGTGAAGTTGCGAAAGAATTGAACCTAACAGTATATACTTTGCGTTATTATGACAAAGAGGGACTAATGCCCTTTGTTGAACGGAGATCTAACGGAACGCGATTGTTTAAGGAATCTGATATTGGCGCTTTAAAAGTTATTGAATGTCTTAAATCTACCGGGATGCCTATTAAGGAAATTAAAAACTTTATTGATTGGTGTTCTGATGGGGATTCTACATTGCAGCAAAGATATGACATGTTTATAGAACGAAAAGCTAATGTGGAATCACAACTAGAGGAATTAAAAAAGACGATGGAACTCATCGAGCATAAATGCTGGTATTACAAGACGGCTTTGGATGCCGGAACAGAGGATATTCATAAAAATAATAAAATAGAGATTTAG